A genome region from Clupea harengus chromosome 7, Ch_v2.0.2, whole genome shotgun sequence includes the following:
- the LOC105907569 gene encoding coiled-coil domain-containing protein 112 isoform X2, with the protein MSSLTTDTVSNRQNWDGFDITSHGDNKKIDFFRKVENLKKLVEKNEKETWLKIHWKNGFGDFFSVVKELDQRLNHDLNNERLRVQQQLVKLRHGVARFQGQLTDVKPSTELIEKLQEIMTEVETSISTFKEDQHQSFEELLKEERVCWQELSAFEKKMETWPLLDKSDSVVHAASLGKAHVTHLQRDGVPPEVRALDTFLQLTGGQYGGWDQYDHQSFLQVLTKYGGRPSCSREAMAYLPARTQEEVRQHEAWYLKVQDLQERKKQAIHRWRTEREQGKGESLQQREELMDAERRKREEVAQECRLRADEEKREAAVRIEAWRSQRQLQQEQEKEQCLKEEVRRKRMAQEERRRQQEAQLAVKACVQQKKEQEKQRLVEKEAQERAEMEERRRAAAQLIQHFQERDLHKLETKLLEKQQKEEEFVERQKRLAKIKEKVEAHVTRDQARLCKPTKGWEERTKNIGPEGGGPVYQTFHRAVPSWRQDL; encoded by the exons ATGTCCTCCTTGACAACGGACACTGTTTCCAACAGACAG AATTGGGATGGTTTCGACATAACTTCTCACGGAGATAACAAGAAGATAGATTTTTTCCGAAAAGTCGAAAATCTGAAAAAGCT GGTTGagaagaatgagaaagagacatgGCTAAAAATCCACTGGAAGAATGGCTTCGGAGATTTTTTTTCGGTTGTTAAGGAGCTGGATCAAAGATTAAACCACGACCTCAACAATGAAA GGTTGAGAGTGCAGCAACAGCTTGTGAAATTGCGACACGGAGTTGCCCGATTCCAGGGACAACTAACTGATGTGAAGCCCTCCACTGAAT TGATTGAGAAACTACAAGAGATTATGACTGAGGTTGAAACCTCGATCAGCACTTTTAAAGAAGACCAGCATCAGAG CTTTGAGGAGCTTCTGAAAGAGGAGAGGGTCTGCTGGCAGGAACTCTCTGCCTTCGAGAAGAAGATGGAGACCTGGCCTCTGCTTGACAAATCAGACTCTGTGGTACATGCTGCTTCATTAGGCAAGGCGCATGTTACCCACCTCCAGCGTGATGGTGTTCCCCCTGAAGTGAGAGCCCTGGATACCTTTCTTCAGCTGACAGGGGGTCAGTATGGTGGCTGGGATCAGTACGACCATCAGAGCTTTCTCCAGGTATTGACCAAGTATGGTGGAAGGCCGTCCTGCAGCAGAGAGGCCATGGCCTACCTGCCAGCCCGGACCCAAGAGGAGGTGCGCCAACATGAAGCATGGTACCTTAAGGTCCAAGACCTgcaagagaggaaaaaacag GCCATCCACAGgtggaggacagaaagagagcaggggaaaggggagagtttgcagcagagagaagagctgatggatgcagagaggaggaagagggaggaggtggcACAGGAGTGCCGCCTTCGGGCAGacgaggagaagagggaggcgGCCGTTAGGATTGAGGCATGGAGGAGCCAGCGGCAGCTCCAAcaagagcaagagaaggagcaGTGCCTGAAGGAGGAGGTGCGCCGTAAGAGGATGGCCCAGGAGGAGCGCAGGAGACAACAGGAGGCTCAGCTGGCTGTGAAAGCTTGTGTCCAAcagaagaaggagcaggagaaaCAACGCTTGGTGGAGAAGGAGGCGCAGGAACGAGCagaaatggaggagaggaggagagctgcGGCCCAACTCATCCAGCACTTTCAGGAAAGG GATCTGCACAAGCTTGAAACAAAGCTGTTGGAGAAAcaacagaaagaggaggagttCGTGGAGAGGCAGAAGAGGCTTGCTAAGATTAAAGAAAAG GTTGAAGCGCACGTCACCAGAGACCAAGCTCGGCTCTGTAAACCCACTAAAGGATGGGAGGAGCGCACCAAAAACATCGGACCAGAGGGAGGAGGACCTGTCTATCAGACATTCCACAG GGCTGTGCCAAGCTGGAGACAAGATTTATAG
- the LOC105907569 gene encoding coiled-coil domain-containing protein 112 isoform X3: MSSLTTDTVSNRQFYPLNTIMNAPVKQNWDGFDITSHGDNKKIDFFRKVENLKKLVEKNEKETWLKIHWKNGFGDFFSVVKELDQRLNHDLNNEMIEKLQEIMTEVETSISTFKEDQHQSFEELLKEERVCWQELSAFEKKMETWPLLDKSDSVVHAASLGKAHVTHLQRDGVPPEVRALDTFLQLTGGQYGGWDQYDHQSFLQVLTKYGGRPSCSREAMAYLPARTQEEVRQHEAWYLKVQDLQERKKQAIHRWRTEREQGKGESLQQREELMDAERRKREEVAQECRLRADEEKREAAVRIEAWRSQRQLQQEQEKEQCLKEEVRRKRMAQEERRRQQEAQLAVKACVQQKKEQEKQRLVEKEAQERAEMEERRRAAAQLIQHFQERDLHKLETKLLEKQQKEEEFVERQKRLAKIKEKVEAHVTRDQARLCKPTKGWEERTKNIGPEGGGPVYQTFHRAVPSWRQDL; encoded by the exons ATGTCCTCCTTGACAACGGACACTGTTTCCAACAGACAG TTCTATCCGTTAAACACCATCATGAACGCTCCTGTGAAACAGAATTGGGATGGTTTCGACATAACTTCTCACGGAGATAACAAGAAGATAGATTTTTTCCGAAAAGTCGAAAATCTGAAAAAGCT GGTTGagaagaatgagaaagagacatgGCTAAAAATCCACTGGAAGAATGGCTTCGGAGATTTTTTTTCGGTTGTTAAGGAGCTGGATCAAAGATTAAACCACGACCTCAACAATGAAA TGATTGAGAAACTACAAGAGATTATGACTGAGGTTGAAACCTCGATCAGCACTTTTAAAGAAGACCAGCATCAGAG CTTTGAGGAGCTTCTGAAAGAGGAGAGGGTCTGCTGGCAGGAACTCTCTGCCTTCGAGAAGAAGATGGAGACCTGGCCTCTGCTTGACAAATCAGACTCTGTGGTACATGCTGCTTCATTAGGCAAGGCGCATGTTACCCACCTCCAGCGTGATGGTGTTCCCCCTGAAGTGAGAGCCCTGGATACCTTTCTTCAGCTGACAGGGGGTCAGTATGGTGGCTGGGATCAGTACGACCATCAGAGCTTTCTCCAGGTATTGACCAAGTATGGTGGAAGGCCGTCCTGCAGCAGAGAGGCCATGGCCTACCTGCCAGCCCGGACCCAAGAGGAGGTGCGCCAACATGAAGCATGGTACCTTAAGGTCCAAGACCTgcaagagaggaaaaaacag GCCATCCACAGgtggaggacagaaagagagcaggggaaaggggagagtttgcagcagagagaagagctgatggatgcagagaggaggaagagggaggaggtggcACAGGAGTGCCGCCTTCGGGCAGacgaggagaagagggaggcgGCCGTTAGGATTGAGGCATGGAGGAGCCAGCGGCAGCTCCAAcaagagcaagagaaggagcaGTGCCTGAAGGAGGAGGTGCGCCGTAAGAGGATGGCCCAGGAGGAGCGCAGGAGACAACAGGAGGCTCAGCTGGCTGTGAAAGCTTGTGTCCAAcagaagaaggagcaggagaaaCAACGCTTGGTGGAGAAGGAGGCGCAGGAACGAGCagaaatggaggagaggaggagagctgcGGCCCAACTCATCCAGCACTTTCAGGAAAGG GATCTGCACAAGCTTGAAACAAAGCTGTTGGAGAAAcaacagaaagaggaggagttCGTGGAGAGGCAGAAGAGGCTTGCTAAGATTAAAGAAAAG GTTGAAGCGCACGTCACCAGAGACCAAGCTCGGCTCTGTAAACCCACTAAAGGATGGGAGGAGCGCACCAAAAACATCGGACCAGAGGGAGGAGGACCTGTCTATCAGACATTCCACAG GGCTGTGCCAAGCTGGAGACAAGATTTATAG
- the LOC105907569 gene encoding coiled-coil domain-containing protein 112 isoform X1, which yields MSSLTTDTVSNRQFYPLNTIMNAPVKQNWDGFDITSHGDNKKIDFFRKVENLKKLVEKNEKETWLKIHWKNGFGDFFSVVKELDQRLNHDLNNERLRVQQQLVKLRHGVARFQGQLTDVKPSTELIEKLQEIMTEVETSISTFKEDQHQSFEELLKEERVCWQELSAFEKKMETWPLLDKSDSVVHAASLGKAHVTHLQRDGVPPEVRALDTFLQLTGGQYGGWDQYDHQSFLQVLTKYGGRPSCSREAMAYLPARTQEEVRQHEAWYLKVQDLQERKKQAIHRWRTEREQGKGESLQQREELMDAERRKREEVAQECRLRADEEKREAAVRIEAWRSQRQLQQEQEKEQCLKEEVRRKRMAQEERRRQQEAQLAVKACVQQKKEQEKQRLVEKEAQERAEMEERRRAAAQLIQHFQERDLHKLETKLLEKQQKEEEFVERQKRLAKIKEKVEAHVTRDQARLCKPTKGWEERTKNIGPEGGGPVYQTFHRAVPSWRQDL from the exons ATGTCCTCCTTGACAACGGACACTGTTTCCAACAGACAG TTCTATCCGTTAAACACCATCATGAACGCTCCTGTGAAACAGAATTGGGATGGTTTCGACATAACTTCTCACGGAGATAACAAGAAGATAGATTTTTTCCGAAAAGTCGAAAATCTGAAAAAGCT GGTTGagaagaatgagaaagagacatgGCTAAAAATCCACTGGAAGAATGGCTTCGGAGATTTTTTTTCGGTTGTTAAGGAGCTGGATCAAAGATTAAACCACGACCTCAACAATGAAA GGTTGAGAGTGCAGCAACAGCTTGTGAAATTGCGACACGGAGTTGCCCGATTCCAGGGACAACTAACTGATGTGAAGCCCTCCACTGAAT TGATTGAGAAACTACAAGAGATTATGACTGAGGTTGAAACCTCGATCAGCACTTTTAAAGAAGACCAGCATCAGAG CTTTGAGGAGCTTCTGAAAGAGGAGAGGGTCTGCTGGCAGGAACTCTCTGCCTTCGAGAAGAAGATGGAGACCTGGCCTCTGCTTGACAAATCAGACTCTGTGGTACATGCTGCTTCATTAGGCAAGGCGCATGTTACCCACCTCCAGCGTGATGGTGTTCCCCCTGAAGTGAGAGCCCTGGATACCTTTCTTCAGCTGACAGGGGGTCAGTATGGTGGCTGGGATCAGTACGACCATCAGAGCTTTCTCCAGGTATTGACCAAGTATGGTGGAAGGCCGTCCTGCAGCAGAGAGGCCATGGCCTACCTGCCAGCCCGGACCCAAGAGGAGGTGCGCCAACATGAAGCATGGTACCTTAAGGTCCAAGACCTgcaagagaggaaaaaacag GCCATCCACAGgtggaggacagaaagagagcaggggaaaggggagagtttgcagcagagagaagagctgatggatgcagagaggaggaagagggaggaggtggcACAGGAGTGCCGCCTTCGGGCAGacgaggagaagagggaggcgGCCGTTAGGATTGAGGCATGGAGGAGCCAGCGGCAGCTCCAAcaagagcaagagaaggagcaGTGCCTGAAGGAGGAGGTGCGCCGTAAGAGGATGGCCCAGGAGGAGCGCAGGAGACAACAGGAGGCTCAGCTGGCTGTGAAAGCTTGTGTCCAAcagaagaaggagcaggagaaaCAACGCTTGGTGGAGAAGGAGGCGCAGGAACGAGCagaaatggaggagaggaggagagctgcGGCCCAACTCATCCAGCACTTTCAGGAAAGG GATCTGCACAAGCTTGAAACAAAGCTGTTGGAGAAAcaacagaaagaggaggagttCGTGGAGAGGCAGAAGAGGCTTGCTAAGATTAAAGAAAAG GTTGAAGCGCACGTCACCAGAGACCAAGCTCGGCTCTGTAAACCCACTAAAGGATGGGAGGAGCGCACCAAAAACATCGGACCAGAGGGAGGAGGACCTGTCTATCAGACATTCCACAG GGCTGTGCCAAGCTGGAGACAAGATTTATAG